The following proteins come from a genomic window of Lolium rigidum isolate FL_2022 chromosome 5, APGP_CSIRO_Lrig_0.1, whole genome shotgun sequence:
- the LOC124652534 gene encoding pyruvate kinase 1, cytosolic, with the protein MHSTNLLLEEPIRMVSILEPSKPNFFPAMTKIVGTLGPKSRSVEAISACLKAGMSVARFDFSWGDAAYHQETLENLKLAIKATKKLCAVMLDTVGPELQVVNKSEVTISLEENESVVLTPHQGQEASSKLLPINFSGLAKALKPGDTIFVGQYLFTGSETTSVWLEVSEVQGDDVVCVIKNSATLAGSLFTLHCSQIHIDLPTLSDEDKDVMKKWGAPNKIDFLSLSYTRHAEDVRQAREYLSKLGDLSQTLIFAKIENVEGLNHFDEILEEADGIILSRGNLGIDLPPEKVFLFQKSALHKCNMAGKPAVVTRVVDSMTDNLRPTRAEATDVANAVLDGSDAILLGAETLRGLYPVETISTVGRICAEAEKVFNQDLYFKRTVKYVGEPMTHLESIASSAVRAAIKVKASVIICFTSSGRAARLIAKYRPTMPVLSVVIPRLKTNQLKWSFTGAFEARQSLIVRGLFPMLADPRHPAESTSTTNESVLKVALDHGKVSGVIKSHDRVVVCQKVGDSSVVKIIELDD; encoded by the exons ATGCATTCCACCAACCTGCTCCTCGAGGAGCCCATCCGGATGGTCTCCATCCTCGAGCCGTCCAAGCCC AATTTCTTCCCGGCCATGACGAAGATCGTGGGGACGCTGGGGCCCAAGTCCCGCTCCGTGGAGGCCATCTCCGCCTGCCTCAAGGCCGGCATGTCTG TGGCCCGTTTCGATTTCTCGTGGGGCGACGCCGCGTACCACCAGGAGACGCTCGAGAACCTCAAGCTCGCCATCAAGGCCACCAAGAAGCTGTGCGCC GTTATGCTCGACACAGTCGGCCCTGAGCTGCAAGTGGTGAACAAGAGCGAGGTCACTATCTCGCTTGAAGAGAACGAGTCTGTTGTGCTCACCCCTCACCAGGGCCAGGAGGCCTCCTCCAAATTGCTGCCCATCAACTTCTCTGGACTTGCCAAG GCTCTGAAGCCAGGGGACACGATATTTGTTGGCCAATACTTGTTCACAGGCAGTGAGACTACTTCAGTTTGGCTAGAG GTTTCTGAAGTCCAAGGGGATGACGTGGTTTGTGTGATCAAGAACTCAGCCACCTTGGCTGGGTCACTCTTCACACTACACTGCTCCCAGATCCATATCGACTTACCCACACTTTCTGATGAGGACAAGGAT GTTATGAAAAAATGGGGTGCCCCAAACAAGATTGACTTCCTCTCGCTTTCTTATACGCGGCATGCGGAAGATGTGCGCCAA GCACGCGAGTACCTCTCAAAGTTGGGTGATCTTAGCCAAACTTTGATTTTTGCCAAAATAGAGAATGTGGAG GGCTTAAACCATTTTGACGAAATCCTGGAAGAAGCTGATGGTATAATTCTGTCAAGGGGTAACCTCGGAATTGATCTCCCACCTGAAAAG GTGTTTTTATTCCAAAAATCTGCTCTCCACAAGTGCAACATGGCTGGAAAGCCTGCTGTCGTTACTCGTGTTGTGGACAGTATGACTGACAACCTCAGGCCTACTCGTGCGGAGGCAACTGATGTGGCAAACGCAGTACTGGATG GTAGTGATGCCATTCTCCTTGGTGCTGAGACTCTCCGTGGGTTGTACCCAGTTGAGACTATTTCAACAGTAGGCAGAATTTGTGCTGAG GCTGAGAAGGTCTTCAACCAAGATTTATACTTCAAGCGGACCGTGAAATACGTGGGAGAGCCCATGACTCACTTGGAATCTATTGCTTCCTCTGCA GTGCGGGCTGCTATCAAAGTGAAGGCTTCTGTCATCATTTGCTTTACCTCATCTGGAAGGGCTGCAAG GCTAATTGCCAAGTACAGGCCCACGATGCCTGTTCTGTCTGTTGTCATTCCTCGTCTTAAAACAAACCAACTGAAGTGGAGCTTCACGGGCGCATTTGAA GCAAGACAATCACTTATAGTTCGAGGCCTCTTTCCCATGCTTGCTGATCCACGTCACCCA GCTGAATCTACTAGCACTACAAATGAGTCAGTTTTGAAGGTTGCTCTTGACCACGGCAAGGTGTCCGGTGTGATCAAATCGCACGACCGTGTTGTCGTCTGTCAGAAGGTGGGAGATTCCTCGGTCGTGAAGATCATTGAGCTGGACGACTAG